Below is a window of Zygosaccharomyces rouxii strain CBS732 chromosome C complete sequence DNA.
AGAAGATACCTTCCAAAATAACccatttcatttgaatCCTAGTCCAGGTTTCATGAAATCCATACTTTATTATACCGCCCATTATAGGTAGAAGAGCTGATAATCCAAACGCAACGAATAGGCCAGCCCTATAGGGTCTCCATTCCCTTGAACGGAAGGTATCATCAAAAGACGCTATAGTGCAGGAAACGCCAAAGCAAAAGATAATCAATGTGAATGAGTAGAAAAGTTTGTTACTATCATGAAACGCATAGTATAAGATACTAATCATCGAACAAACGATTAAAATGACAATCCCCAAGTAATCTAATTTATTTCCAAAGACGGATACTCGGGAAGAATGAGATTTGAAGCAATGGAAAGTACTGCTTAAAATTAAACATGAGAATgcaccaaagaaaaaaaaatctattgCCATGTAATCTATCCATGTTGTTGTATCAAAGTTTTTAATGgcaaatttatcaaagatGCAGGTCGCTAGAAAGCATAAACCTGGTAAGAAATGAGTATAGATGTTAATGGATTCATTATGCAGATATAAGAGACTTTGCAAACATTCTCGAATACTATTAGTCTCGCGCACATACCCCCCTACGATGTGTTCATTATCCTTTTGCCAGTCTGGTATTTCATTCCAGGTGTAGAGAAGTTTCTTCTGCGTATTTACTGGTTCAATTTTGATAGTTGTCTGCTCCTGATTCACTTCCAGGTTAGTTTGAGAATCTGAAGTTGTAGTCGATAATGatgatcttttcttcagattGGACATTATTCAGCTGGTCCTATTAAACCTTGCTGATAATTTGGTAGTTCGATTCGAATGGTAGTAGATGATGAGTTAAAGATTATTAAAATGATCAACATTATTAGGATGATCAACATTATTGGAATGATGGAGGAAGCGACAGATTGTTGGATAGAAGCCCGTACACCGCACTATTGGACAGCCCGCCAAGAATTATGCAAAGATCTGCTTAAAAGAGAAACATTTGAGCTATATGAATGCAATAGACTTCTACGCTCATATCCTCTCCCCACGGGTTAGCCCCtattaaaaagaagattaaAGATGGCGTTCTGAATTCGTTTGTTTTCCGCAAGGATACGAAAGGAAAtatcaaatcaaatcataACTTAAGTTTCACAGCTCCGCAAAAGTCCCTTGATAAGTACCTTAATCGATATTAAAATAAGAATGGGAGTCAGACTATCTCACTATCACTGGTAATGTCAGGTTCTTGATGTTCTCTTTCAACGTGTTTCGTAGTTAAgaaaaatagaaaaaattataaGGCACGAAACCGTGggaggaggaagaaaaggaaagaaaaaaaacaTTTATATacatttcaaaatataTATCTATTAAGGTCTTGTAAGAGATCAGTACATGGTAGAGTGAAGCTGTAGAGCCCAGTTGGCGTAAAAACAATGTATGACAACGATAGGGTGGCCCCGTCAGTTTTCACAGCGCCTAATGCCGTTGTCAATGTGggtaataataatgtaCAAGGGCCCCCCACTACTGGAATTAGAATAGATAACGTTAACGATGTACCCACTGTAATACTCCCGAAACGATTTTCTGAGTGTTCAAGAACAGATTTAgtaattttaatttcaagGATGTTAACTTTTCTCATACAAATGAatgattcatcatcaacttcaGCATTGGATAGTGTTACCAATTTGACGAAATTCCATTCAAAAGTACCACCAGGCATTTCGGTTTACAATTATTTGATGAGACTTACGAAATattcttcattagatcATTGCGTTCTTATGGCGGCAGTTTATTACATCGATTTGGTTTCAAGCGTTTACCCCACTTTTAcattaaattctttaacagTTCACAGATTTTTGCTAACAGCAACCACGGTAGCTAGTAAGGGTCTTTGTGATTCATTTTGTACCAATACACACTATGCGAAGGTTGGGGGTGTTCATTGCAGTGAATTAAATGTATTAGAGTGTGAATTACTGCGGCGAATCAATTACAGGATTATACCTAGGGATGATAATATTGCATGGTGTAACTTAGAATCCCAACATCGTCATTTTGTGTTAGATACTCAGGATGGTGATGATTGGACTCCAATTTTGTCTAACTTATCTGGTAATAGGAATAATAGTGGTTATAACGTTTTGGACACTTATTATAATAAAATAGTGCAATTGGTTGGttctttaaaatcaacTCAAgataaatccaaattggTAAACTATACATTCGCTAACACTTTAAAACCTACTAATATTCATAATAATGAAggtttaaatttaaatccttCCCCCAGTGGGAATAATGACAAGATGACGACGACTTGTAATAATGGtattgataatgataacaatgatggttctaattccaattctaattctcAAATAGGATTAGAACAGGGTACGTCCTCTCGTAAAAGAAATTTAGATACGGATGTTTATGAGAGTGGAAATGAATCTTACGGTAAGGATATAACGGGTTGTGAGAATACGCTTCGCAATGGTGATCGCGGGACCTCGGGTAATCTCAATAAAAGGCATTTTAATAGACAAAAAAAGGATTCTGATTGATCAGAAGCTGGATTATAATAGTCATAGcgaaaataaaataagatTTACTTCATTAATAgaattatttatttatcGTACAACTGAATACATAAGAGGGTTAAACTTATGGAATAGCTTGTTCGTATCTTATgagtttttcaaatcaaagCTCTCAAACCTAAATTTATCTTCGGAACACAAATACAGGTAATATATATAAACTTCTAAACCTTTTTAATACAGGTTAATATAAATCGTGAAGTATAGTATTGTTTATATACAAATAACTTTAAAATAATTAATAAATAATTATATAAAATTaatgttttcttttcagtATCACATGACTAAGATTTTTATAGAAAGTATATCCTGTAGTGCTTAGAACCTAATATATATTGCTTGTTCTGTTCACCGTCTATAAAAAAGTTGGTTCTTATCCTGGTGCAATCCTGCGATATGCATCCGATAATACAACCTTATGTTTTTCTCCTCGCTCGGCAGCTTCTTTTTTAGCGATCGCTTCACCAGAAAGAAAAGTTTTCGACTAAGTAGGGCGCTGTGAATTGATGAGTTACATCTTCACTATTAACTTCAGAGATTTGGGCAATACAAGAATACCATGGCTGAAGAATCTAATGAACAACTGCTACCCAAGGTGGTTGGTACAGTAAGAGCTGCCGCAGCTTTGGCTGCCCAAGATGTGGACTTTTATCGTAGCCTTGATAAAGGAGTGGCTAAATCTCTGGATAAAACTTCAAATGAGCTGGTGAGCATGATTAATAGTACTCTTTTATGTATTGATCAAAACTCTAGGCTTTTAGAAGGAggtaaagaaaaattagaagacTCTCGTAAGGACTTTAGCAATTTGATGGACAATCTTTTCGAAAAGTCAGACCGGTCTTTGGATATCTTGAGAGGAAGAGCTCCTGATCGTAAAGGAGCAGCATTAATGTACTTAGACGATGCAGCAAGAAGTGATATGATTCCCGCGAAACGTATTCTGAAGCCCCAGGTCAGATTCCAAAGGCCGATTGACAATACAGAAACGCATCCATTCAAGCCGCTGTTGGAAAATAAACCCCATGCATTAAGACCGTTGTCAGACTGTGTTAGACTTGTTCaagctgatgaagatattcCTGAGCACTACCCTCAGCCTTATGAATACGAGATTGAAAATCAAGAATATAATGAAAGTATCCTAAAGATAGCGGAACCCATCCCCTCGAAACCTTGGGATGGAAGTGAACCAGTATGGGTGGATAATAAGGAATCATTAGACTCGATGTTACAAGACTTGAAAAAATCTACCGAAATTGCTGTTGATTTGGAGCATCATGATTATAGGTCTTATTATGGTATTGTATGTTTGATGCAAGTCAGCACGAGACAGACTGATTATTTGGTGGATACACTCGCTCTACGAGATGATTTGGTGGTTTTAAATGAAGTTTTTGCAAACCCCTTAATTGTGAAGGTTTTTCATGGTGCATTTATGGATATTATTTGGTTGCAGAGAGATTTAGGTCTCTATATAGTAAGTCTTTTTGACACCTATCATGCATCAAGGGCGCTTGGTTTCCCCAGACATAGCTTGGCATATCTGCTGGAAACATTCGCATCATTCAAGACATCTAAGAAATATCAACTGGCGGATTGGAGAGTTAGGCCTTTGTCTAAAGCCATGAGCGCCTATGCGAGAGCGGATACTCACTTCCTATTGAATATTTATGACCAGTTGAGGAATAAATTAATAATAGAAAACAAGCTCGCTGGTGTTTTAGCTGAATCGAGAAATGTTGCCAAGAGAAGTTTCCAGTATTCCAAGTACAGACCGAAAGTCCCCAATTCTTCTGTTTATTCACCTGTCGATAGAGCAGATGGGTGGAAAGTTTTGATGAATCAGTACAACATACCGCTGGAAAAGGAAATACTGGTTAAAAATTTATACGAATGGAGAGATACAATTGCTAGAAGAGATGATGAATCGCCTAGATACGTTATGCCTAATCAGCTTCTTGCATATCTGGTGGATTACACACCACTTGATCCTACTGGTGTAATCTCCGTGAGCCCCACTGTTACAGATCATGTAAGAACCAATGCTAAGGCGTTAGCTAATCTGATAGTCAAAAGTTTGCAACAGATTGCGGATGCGGGAAGTGATATCAAAGTCGAATCCGTGCAGCATAAGGACCAGCATGATTTGTCCCAAGTGTTGACAGTTGGTCAAATAGAATCACAGGTATCTCAATTTCATGATTTGTCTAAAGCCTTTAAGGGTTTGTCTCAAGGTACAAACTCTTCAAACTCTTCATCCTCTATAATATTCGGCAATATTTTACATGCTCCATGTGGATTTGTTGGATATGGTCGCAGTTTGAAGAAACCCGTAACTGAtaaacaaattgaaaaacgTAAGCTGGAACTATCAGAGGCACTCGAATTTATTGATGCTGAAACTGCAACGACAATCCAAGAAGAGGATCGTGGCTCAGAACTAACACATGAACCCGCTGATGATAAAAAGGTTTCAGAAAACGATGAATctaagaaggaagaagcCAAAGAAACTGAACCTGAGGAGGATAAGAATGAAATTATTACTCTTAAGAAAGTAAAGGACAGAGGTAAGAAATCGAAGAGATCTAATGAATCGGAACCAGAGGAACCCATTGATTACAAGAAATCTAAGAAAATATTAGAAACTGAAAAGAAGTCTAAATCAACTAAAAAGAGAGCATTCGATCCCTATGCCGCCAGCAATGATGCAGGAAATGCACCTAAacccaagaagaagagaagaatgGCCAGGGGTAAAAGCGCCTCTTTCAAGCGCTAAAATATGTATAATAGTCTTTTATAGTAATATAATATAGTGATACTAGTATTGTTGAACAAATATATTATTTATAGAATAAAAATCATTAACAACTGCAAGCGCTTGGTTCACCATCCAGTTGAATGTTAATTGCatcattgaaatcttcttcGAATGCGTCTGCATCCGCCTGGTTTTGCTGTAATGCACTTCTTGCAATTTCTTCGAAAGCAGTATCAACATTAATTGCATTCTTAGCACTCGTTAAAAAAAGTGGTACATTGCCCAACGATTTCGCCAATTCTTGAGCAGATTTTACACTAAcagttttctttgattcttcaACATCTACTTTATTACCCAAGATAACAAAGGGAAAGGTTTCTGGAGACAAAACGTTCGCATGTactaaaaattcatctctcCAAGAtttaatattttcaaagGATTTAGCATTGGTCACATCATAAACTAATACGCAACAATCAGCACCTCTATAAAACGCAACACCAAGCGATTGGAAACGTTCCTGACCAGCAGTATCCCAAACTTGCATCGTAGCCACTTTATCATCTACAGTAACTTCTTTTGTTAAAAAATCAGCACCAATAGTAGCCTTGTACTGTTGAGAATATTTATCATTAACATAACGATGCATCAAAGATGTTTTCCCCACACCAGAATCACCGAGGATAATTACCTTTAatatattcttctttctaGATGACATAACGATCtgtaaattctttttgGAGAGGGTTTGCTTACTTCAGTCCTACCTCTATCCGATTATATTTCCAATCTGATTTCTATAGACATAACAACTCTCCTACTCTTTGTACTTCGATGTTAGCTTGGTTTAGGTACGATTAGAGAGTTGCTGCCCTATGGTGCCATATATCATGTTACACGAAATACTTATAAACCCTAAAAAATTGGCTTTGGAATGAATTCATTAGCGGCTGTATAATATGAGAATCATAACCGTTCTGTTAGGATCGATTGGTCTCATATGTATCTAAGCTACAACCTTGAGATTATGCAAAGGAAGTTTCGTATCGAAtcatttcaagaaaaaagatgatTACCAATGGTTACACACAATTATTTTAATATTTGTAAGGATCGGTGTCTGCATAATAATTAGTCAATGGTAAGAAACAACCATGAAGTATCCCACAATCTAACTAATAGACTGAGTAACAAATATCTTCTTAACTGTCTCAAAAATTCAGTTTGAATAGCAGTCGCTGGTGGCGAGGAAAGCTCCGTTGACTTTGTCATTGCGGTTAGTAGTAAGCCTGCGGGGATACAGGAACAAACACAACCGCGCGTTGATGCTTACCTTATTAAGAGGTTTACAAATCGATGACTACAATTATACCAGTGAATACGTACGACAAATGATTAAGCCCTTGACAAATACTTAAGAGGAGATTAGTTGATCGTTCAAGAAGTAGTAAGAAGCTTCCAGTAGTACAGTTCTTTattaattttttgaaagaaatgtCTGAGAGTGAAAAGGGAAGGGTCACTGGAATAAATTATTTAAAGGTTTTGATTTTTACCTTGGTTGGTCTGATTGCTTTCCAAAGTTGTTCATATTTAACATCTAATAAAGACAACAAGCAGTTGTTCTCATTTCTATCAGGACAGGAACAAAATCCAAAGGAACCAAtaaattatcaatttaACGACGGTATAATGAGCAAGAGTATATCAGTGAGGTCAGTTCTAAAGAACTTTATTGCTATcgaacaagaagaaggtgtTGGCGCTCGAGTTAGAAGATCTATCGGTACCATGAAAATGAGAAGGTTTCCACCTTTTTTGATGCTGGATGATTTCTTTGTCAAGCCGCCCGCAGGTTTTCCTgatcatcctcatcatgGTCAAGAAACCATTACTTACAATCTTAAAGGTATGATTGCTCACGAAGATTTTACAGGTTCCAAGGGGGTTTTATTCCCAGGCGATTTACAATTCATGACTGCTGGTAAAGGTATTGTTCATTCCGAAATTCCAGTTAGTTTGGAAGACGGTAGTGCCAGTAACGGTTTACAATTATGGGTTGATTTGCCAgcagaattgaaaaattgtgaaCCTCGTTACAGAGATTTAAGAAAGAAGCAAACTCCAGAGGTCAAAGTTAACGACAATTTGACAGTTCGTGTTATCAGCGGTAAATCTTACGGTGTGGACTCTGTACAGGAGTTAGCTTACACTCCAGTGCATTTCTACCATTTCATTACCAGCAAAAAAGGTACTGAATTTGCTCAAGAATTCCCTAAGGACTTTAACGTTTTTTTCTACATATTGAAGGGTTCTCTGGCTGTTAATGACCAAGTCTTCCCAGAGCATAGCGCAGTATTTTTTGACACtgatggtgaaggtgtCGCTGGTACCTCTGTTTCTGATGATGCAGAGTTCGTTTTAATCGGTGGTAAAATCTTAGACCAAGAAGTGCTTCAACATGGTCCATTTGTTGAAACAAGCAGAGAACGTATGATTGACGTTTTTAGAAACTATCAATACGGTATGAATGGGTTCGAAAATGCTCACTCTTGGGACTCTAAGATCGCTGGTGGTATCTCAGAAGCAGAAGCCAGGAAATTATACAAGGAATGAAATGTATGAGTGGCTTTTGTATGACggttcaattcttcagtttGTTCGTTTAATAATATATTTACGGCGATAGCTCATTCATAGTTTGGTTGAGTTGTCTGTTGCAGCAATCTCTGACTGCTTAAAATACCAATGgcattattatttataTATTTCATAACTTCAATTATTTTGTATTAGGTTTAAAATCGTTTTTCGAATagatattttatttatCCAAGCATGTAAGCGACCTTTTTCGGTTCAACAAAAGATTTAGTCAAGTGCAGCCCAACCCTATTGAACCTGAAAAGTGTCCAAATAGGATGCCCTCTAAAACATCGAAGAAGGTGGAAAAGGCTCAAGCTGATAATACAGCAGAGGAATCTTTCTACGCATCACCTCTTTACGATTTTTTGTATCCGTTCAAACCAGTAGGATCTCAATGGTTACCTGAGTATATCATCATCCTATTTGCTGTCATAATAAGGTGTGCCATTGGGTTGGGACCTTATTCAGGTCAATCGGTGAAACCAATGCATGGTGATTTTGAAGCTCAAAGGCATTGGTTAGAAATTACGCAACATTTACCCATTTCTCAATGGTATTATTTTGACTTAGAATATTGGGGGTTGGATTATCCACCTTTGACCGCCTACCACTCCTACATTCTAGGTAAATTAGGCTCCCTAATTAATCCGGATTGGTTTGCATTGAACGTTTCTAGAGGATTGGAATCTAATGATCTGAAGACCTACATGAGATTTACTGTAATTTTAAGTGAAGTTATATTTTATATCCCAGCTGTGGTATATTTTACGAAGTGGGTAGGTAGGCACAGAGGTCTAAGTCCTGTTGGTCAGTTTATTGCAGCTGCTGCCATTCTATTTCAACCTGCTTTGATGTTGATAGATCATGGTCATTTCCAGTACAACTGCGTGATGCTTGGTTTTACTGTTTATGCAATTAATAGCTTGATGGATGAATTTTATgcaccagcagcagcttGTTTTGTCCTTTCCATATGCTTCAAACAAATGGCTCTGTACTACTCACCTATTTTCTTTGCCTATTTATTAGGCAGATGCGTCTTTAAGACTGGTATTCGCTTCCCaagatttttatcaatagCCATGGCCACTATCGCCACATTTTTGGTAATGTACATTCCTTTATATATCATGGGTAGTGGATCACAAAATGTCTTACAGTCCGTTCAtcgaatttttccatttgcTAGAGGTATCTTTGAAGATAAGGTGGCCAACTTCTGGTGTGTGACGAACATCTTCGTGAAATACAAACAGTTATTCACGCAACAGCAATTGCAACTGTATTCCTTATTGGCTACTGCACTAGGATTTTTGCCAGCTGTAGTGCTTGTACTTCTATATCCTAAGAAACATCTTGTTCCTTTTGCACTAGCAGCATGTTCGATGTCattctttctcttcagCTTCCAAGTTCATGAAAAGACTATTTTGGTCCCACTTCTTCCAATTACTTTATTGTACACCTCCACTAATTGGGATGTTCTTTCATTGGTGAGCTGGATTAACAATGTGGGACTATTTACACTATGGCCACTTCTCAAGAAAGATGGATTAGCATTACAATACTGTGTTTGTTTTGCATTTTGCAATTGGTTAATTGGTAACTTCAGTTTTGTAACTCCAACATTTTTACCCAAGTTTTTAACCCCAGGGCCATCTGTGAGTAGTGTGGATAGCAATTATCGTCGCAGAAGTTTATTACCTAAGAGTATCATTTGGAAATTGATCATTGTTGGATCTTATATTTCCATGGGAGCTATTCATGTGCTAGACATGTTCGTAGCGCCACCCCTAAATTATCCTGATCTTTGGGTTATTTTAAATTGCAC
It encodes the following:
- the IZH2 gene encoding PAQR-type receptor (similar to uniprot|Q12442 Saccharomyces cerevisiae YOL002C IZH2 Membrane protein involved in zinc metabolism member of the four-protein IZH family direct target of the Zap1p transcription factor expression induced by zinc deficiency and fatty acids deletion increases sensitivity to elevated zinc); amino-acid sequence: MSNLKKRSSLSTTTSDSQTNLEVNQEQTTIKIEPVNTQKKLLYTWNEIPDWQKDNEHIVGGYVRETNSIRECLQSLLYLHNESINIYTHFLPGLCFLATCIFDKFAIKNFDTTTWIDYMAIDFFFFGAFSCLILSSTFHCFKSHSSRVSVFGNKLDYLGIVILIVCSMISILYYAFHDSNKLFYSFTLIIFCFGVSCTIASFDDTFRSREWRPYRAGLFVAFGLSALLPIMGGIIKYGFHETWTRIQMKWVILEGIFYIFGAFLYSIRFPERLAPGAFDFVGHSHQIFHVLVVIAALCHLVALMNSYELVHTNLLSNST
- the PHO80 gene encoding Pho80p (similar to uniprot|P20052 Saccharomyces cerevisiae YOL001W PHO80 Cyclin negatively regulates phosphate metabolism Pho80p-Pho85p (cyclin-CDK complex) phosphorylates Pho4p and Swi5p deletion of PHO80 leads to aminoglycoside supersensitivity truncated form of PHO80 affects vacuole inheritance), coding for MYDNDRVAPSVFTAPNAVVNVGNNNVQGPPTTGIRIDNVNDVPTVILPKRFSECSRTDLVILISRMLTFLIQMNDSSSTSALDSVTNLTKFHSKVPPGISVYNYLMRLTKYSSLDHCVLMAAVYYIDLVSSVYPTFTLNSLTVHRFLLTATTVASKGLCDSFCTNTHYAKVGGVHCSELNVLECELLRRINYRIIPRDDNIAWCNLESQHRHFVLDTQDGDDWTPILSNLSGNRNNSGYNVLDTYYNKIVQLVGSLKSTQDKSKLVNYTFANTLKPTNIHNNEGLNLNPSPSGNNDKMTTTCNNGIDNDNNDGSNSNSNSQIGLEQGTSSRKRNLDTDVYESGNESYGKDITGCENTLRNGDRGTSGNLNKRHFNRQKKDSD
- the RRP6 gene encoding exosome nuclease subunit RRP6 (similar to uniprot|Q12149 Saccharomyces cerevisiae YOR001W RRP6 Exonuclease component of the nuclear exosome contributes to the quality-control system that retains and degrades aberrant mRNAs in the nucleus) — protein: MAEESNEQLLPKVVGTVRAAAALAAQDVDFYRSLDKGVAKSLDKTSNELVSMINSTLLCIDQNSRLLEGGKEKLEDSRKDFSNLMDNLFEKSDRSLDILRGRAPDRKGAALMYLDDAARSDMIPAKRILKPQVRFQRPIDNTETHPFKPLLENKPHALRPLSDCVRLVQADEDIPEHYPQPYEYEIENQEYNESILKIAEPIPSKPWDGSEPVWVDNKESLDSMLQDLKKSTEIAVDLEHHDYRSYYGIVCLMQVSTRQTDYLVDTLALRDDLVVLNEVFANPLIVKVFHGAFMDIIWLQRDLGLYIVSLFDTYHASRALGFPRHSLAYLLETFASFKTSKKYQLADWRVRPLSKAMSAYARADTHFLLNIYDQLRNKLIIENKLAGVLAESRNVAKRSFQYSKYRPKVPNSSVYSPVDRADGWKVLMNQYNIPLEKEILVKNLYEWRDTIARRDDESPRYVMPNQLLAYLVDYTPLDPTGVISVSPTVTDHVRTNAKALANLIVKSLQQIADAGSDIKVESVQHKDQHDLSQVLTVGQIESQVSQFHDLSKAFKGLSQGTNSSNSSSSIIFGNILHAPCGFVGYGRSLKKPVTDKQIEKRKLELSEALEFIDAETATTIQEEDRGSELTHEPADDKKVSENDESKKEEAKETEPEEDKNEIITLKKVKDRGKKSKRSNESEPEEPIDYKKSKKILETEKKSKSTKKRAFDPYAASNDAGNAPKPKKKRRMARGKSASFKR
- the YPT7 gene encoding Rab family GTPase YPT7 (highly similar to uniprot|P32939 Saccharomyces cerevisiae YML001W YPT7 Gtp-binding protein of the rab family required for homotypic fusion event in vacuole inheritance for endosome-endosome fusion and for fusion of endosomes to vacuoles when expressed from high copy plasmid GTP-binding protein rab family), with amino-acid sequence MSSRKKNILKVIILGDSGVGKTSLMHRYVNDKYSQQYKATIGADFLTKEVTVDDKVATMQVWDTAGQERFQSLGVAFYRGADCCVLVYDVTNAKSFENIKSWRDEFLVHANVLSPETFPFVILGNKVDVEESKKTVSVKSAQELAKSLGNVPLFLTSAKNAINVDTAFEEIARSALQQNQADADAFEEDFNDAINIQLDGEPSACSC
- a CDS encoding pirin family protein (conserved hypothetical protein); the encoded protein is MSESEKGRVTGINYLKVLIFTLVGLIAFQSCSYLTSNKDNKQLFSFLSGQEQNPKEPINYQFNDGIMSKSISVRSVLKNFIAIEQEEGVGARVRRSIGTMKMRRFPPFLMLDDFFVKPPAGFPDHPHHGQETITYNLKGMIAHEDFTGSKGVLFPGDLQFMTAGKGIVHSEIPVSLEDGSASNGLQLWVDLPAELKNCEPRYRDLRKKQTPEVKVNDNLTVRVISGKSYGVDSVQELAYTPVHFYHFITSKKGTEFAQEFPKDFNVFFYILKGSLAVNDQVFPEHSAVFFDTDGEGVAGTSVSDDAEFVLIGGKILDQEVLQHGPFVETSRERMIDVFRNYQYGMNGFENAHSWDSKIAGGISEAEARKLYKE
- the ALG6 gene encoding dolichyl-P-Glc:Man(9)GlcNAc(2)-PP-dolichol alpha-1,3-glucosyltransferase (highly similar to uniprot|Q12001 Saccharomyces cerevisiae YOR002W ALG6 Glucosyltransferase involved in transfer of oligosaccharides from dolichyl pyrophosphate to asparagine residues of proteins during N-linked protein glycosylation mutations in human ortholog are associated with disease); the encoded protein is MPSKTSKKVEKAQADNTAEESFYASPLYDFLYPFKPVGSQWLPEYIIILFAVIIRCAIGLGPYSGQSVKPMHGDFEAQRHWLEITQHLPISQWYYFDLEYWGLDYPPLTAYHSYILGKLGSLINPDWFALNVSRGLESNDLKTYMRFTVILSEVIFYIPAVVYFTKWVGRHRGLSPVGQFIAAAAILFQPALMLIDHGHFQYNCVMLGFTVYAINSLMDEFYAPAAACFVLSICFKQMALYYSPIFFAYLLGRCVFKTGIRFPRFLSIAMATIATFLVMYIPLYIMGSGSQNVLQSVHRIFPFARGIFEDKVANFWCVTNIFVKYKQLFTQQQLQLYSLLATALGFLPAVVLVLLYPKKHLVPFALAACSMSFFLFSFQVHEKTILVPLLPITLLYTSTNWDVLSLVSWINNVGLFTLWPLLKKDGLALQYCVCFAFCNWLIGNFSFVTPTFLPKFLTPGPSVSSVDSNYRRRSLLPKSIIWKLIIVGSYISMGAIHVLDMFVAPPLNYPDLWVILNCTLGFGCFMLFWLWNYYKLFSLAGQSLQQL